A stretch of the Streptomyces sp. NBC_01428 genome encodes the following:
- the rpmG gene encoding 50S ribosomal protein L33 codes for MARSTARPVVTLRSTAGTGATYVTRKNRGNDPDRLVLRKYDPQAGRHVAFREER; via the coding sequence ATGGCACGCAGCACCGCACGCCCCGTCGTCACGCTGAGGTCGACGGCCGGCACCGGCGCCACGTACGTGACGCGCAAGAACCGCGGGAACGACCCCGACAGGCTCGTCCTGCGCAAGTACGACCCGCAGGCGGGCAGGCACGTCGCGTTCCGCGAGGAGCGCTGA
- a CDS encoding TetR/AcrR family transcriptional regulator: MPTGVALRDAREQLFAAAERILLREGPNALTSRAVTAEAGCAKGVLHRHFADFDDFLAELVRDRIALIGEQAGVLRETAGTAAVADRLTAALADVFGPLALGMLGLVAARDALRARLRLTTPVGLPVLTEAGAMIASYLRAERDLGRIAPEADTDTLALTLIGTGHLLFAGREDARPDAEAVRRMVNSVLAGVLREG, translated from the coding sequence ATGCCGACCGGAGTGGCCTTGCGCGACGCCCGTGAGCAGCTCTTCGCCGCGGCCGAGCGGATCCTGCTGCGTGAGGGGCCGAACGCGCTGACCAGCCGTGCGGTGACGGCCGAGGCGGGTTGCGCCAAGGGTGTCCTGCACCGGCATTTCGCCGACTTCGACGACTTCCTCGCGGAGTTGGTGCGGGACCGGATCGCTCTCATCGGTGAACAGGCGGGCGTCCTGCGCGAGACAGCCGGAACGGCCGCCGTGGCCGACCGGCTGACCGCCGCGCTGGCCGACGTGTTCGGTCCCCTCGCCCTCGGCATGCTGGGTCTCGTCGCCGCCCGGGACGCGCTGCGTGCCCGGCTGCGGCTCACCACTCCCGTGGGGCTGCCCGTGCTGACGGAGGCCGGCGCCATGATCGCCTCCTATCTGCGCGCCGAGCGCGATCTGGGCCGTATCGCGCCCGAAGCGGACACCGACACGCTCGCGCTCACCCTGATCGGGACGGGCCACCTCCTCTTCGCGGGCAGGGAGGACGCGAGGCCCGATGCGGAGGCCGTCCGCCGGATGGTGAACTCGGTCCTCGCCGGCGTCCTGCGCGAAGGCTGA
- a CDS encoding ABC transporter substrate-binding protein, with amino-acid sequence MHLHLPGSSAPTPSRRTLLRGIGGAAALGAGIPLLSACGDSGSSADPKTVTLGSNASDAVPKKAFAEIYAAFKKQSGLTVDVNTKDHNTFQEQINSYLQGTPDDVFNWFAGYRMQFFASKKLASPIDDVWDKIGGNFPDAMKKLSKGQDGKYYFVPLYTYPWAIFYRKSVFQQHGYEVPTTWDQLVALCKKMKKDGLVPIAFADKDAWPAMGTFDQINFRLNGYDFHVELMGGKASWTDPKVKAVFDHWAELLPYHQDGFMGRTWQDAAQTMVAKKAGMYLLGSFVAQQFTNKADLDDLDFFAFPEMNPAYGQDTVEAPTDGFMVSKAPKNHSGVVKLLEYLGTPAAEQIYLKADSSVVAASSKADTSSYSALQKKAYEMISGAKSLTQFMDRDSRPDFTSTVMQPGLQKFLQNPKGVDGLLSSIERQKKTIFASA; translated from the coding sequence ATGCACCTTCACCTCCCGGGTTCGTCCGCCCCGACTCCCAGCCGCCGCACGCTGCTCCGAGGAATCGGCGGCGCGGCAGCGCTCGGCGCCGGCATACCCCTGCTCAGCGCCTGCGGTGACAGCGGCAGCTCGGCCGACCCCAAGACGGTCACGCTCGGCTCCAACGCCTCGGACGCGGTGCCGAAGAAGGCCTTCGCCGAGATCTACGCGGCGTTCAAGAAGCAGTCCGGCCTCACGGTCGACGTGAACACGAAGGACCACAACACCTTCCAGGAGCAGATCAACTCCTACCTCCAGGGCACCCCGGACGACGTGTTCAACTGGTTCGCCGGCTACCGCATGCAGTTCTTCGCGTCCAAGAAGCTCGCCTCGCCCATCGACGACGTGTGGGACAAGATCGGCGGCAACTTCCCGGACGCCATGAAGAAGCTCAGCAAGGGCCAGGACGGCAAGTACTACTTCGTGCCCCTCTACACGTATCCCTGGGCGATCTTCTACCGCAAGAGCGTCTTCCAGCAGCACGGCTACGAAGTCCCCACCACCTGGGACCAGTTGGTCGCCCTCTGCAAGAAGATGAAGAAGGACGGCCTCGTCCCGATCGCGTTCGCCGACAAGGACGCCTGGCCGGCGATGGGCACCTTCGACCAGATCAACTTCCGCCTCAACGGCTACGACTTCCACGTCGAGCTGATGGGCGGCAAGGCCTCCTGGACCGACCCGAAGGTCAAGGCCGTCTTCGACCACTGGGCCGAGCTGCTCCCGTACCACCAGGACGGCTTCATGGGCCGCACCTGGCAGGACGCGGCCCAGACCATGGTGGCCAAGAAGGCGGGCATGTACCTCCTCGGCTCCTTCGTGGCCCAGCAGTTCACGAACAAGGCCGACCTCGACGACCTCGACTTCTTCGCCTTCCCCGAGATGAACCCGGCCTACGGGCAGGACACGGTGGAGGCGCCCACCGACGGCTTCATGGTCAGCAAGGCCCCGAAGAACCACAGCGGAGTCGTCAAGCTCCTCGAGTACCTCGGGACTCCCGCCGCCGAGCAGATCTACCTCAAGGCCGACTCCAGCGTGGTCGCCGCCTCCTCCAAGGCCGACACCTCCTCGTACAGCGCGCTGCAGAAGAAGGCCTACGAGATGATCAGCGGCGCCAAGAGCCTCACCCAGTTCATGGACCGCGACTCCCGCCCGGACTTCACCTCGACGGTGATGCAGCCCGGTCTGCAGAAGTTCCTCCAGAACCCCAAGGGCGTCGACGGTCTGCTGTCCTCGATCGAGCGCCAGAAGAAGACGATCTTCGCCTCCGCATGA
- a CDS encoding GOLPH3/VPS74 family protein, producing MTTARDLFVITMDRESDRPVGQGDLSLALAGAEVIDLVGAGALVLEGDLMVPKSGAATDDRLLDEAAAKLSHDAPYERVEDWLWRRGRDLAGAYQSDLEQSGQLVRQKRGRLSLKGERMELADSPARTRALHRWAADEPVLLALAEVVGIPVEQPEDTPAVVDEGVTTVLVAVHDAVMELEAVRQRRSIEKAAFANIWRG from the coding sequence GTGACCACGGCCAGGGACTTGTTCGTCATCACGATGGACAGGGAGTCGGACCGTCCGGTGGGACAGGGGGATCTGTCGCTCGCCCTCGCCGGGGCCGAGGTGATCGATCTCGTCGGCGCCGGGGCTCTCGTGCTGGAGGGCGACCTGATGGTGCCGAAGTCCGGCGCCGCGACGGACGACCGGCTGCTGGACGAGGCGGCGGCGAAGCTCAGCCACGACGCGCCGTACGAGCGGGTCGAGGACTGGCTCTGGCGCCGGGGCAGGGACCTGGCGGGGGCCTACCAGAGCGACCTCGAACAGTCGGGGCAGCTCGTCCGGCAGAAGCGGGGCCGGCTGTCGCTCAAGGGGGAGCGCATGGAACTGGCGGACTCGCCGGCCCGCACCCGTGCCCTGCACCGCTGGGCGGCCGACGAGCCCGTCCTCCTCGCCCTGGCGGAGGTCGTCGGGATTCCCGTCGAGCAGCCCGAGGACACGCCGGCCGTGGTCGACGAGGGCGTCACGACCGTGCTCGTCGCCGTGCACGACGCGGTGATGGAGCTGGAGGCCGTCCGTCAGCGGCGGTCCATCGAGAAGGCGGCCTTCGCCAACATCTGGCGAGGCTGA
- the ykgO gene encoding type B 50S ribosomal protein L36, with the protein MKVRNSLRSLKSKPGAQVVRRRGVVFVVNKKNPRLKARQG; encoded by the coding sequence ATGAAGGTACGCAATTCACTTCGCTCCCTGAAGTCCAAGCCCGGCGCCCAGGTGGTGCGCAGGCGGGGCGTGGTCTTCGTCGTGAACAAGAAGAACCCGCGTCTCAAGGCCCGCCAGGGCTGA
- a CDS encoding carbohydrate ABC transporter permease: protein MTAETDTKTPEAAAVPPPGPAHEQKAAPRGRRRLLTRRDRITLALMAGVPTVLHVALVWVTAFASIALAFTTWDGIGFDSIKWVGLDNFRELFTNNPQFWPAVQHNIIWFVVLILVPTPMGLFLAVQLDKRIRFSRVYQTAFFLPVVVSLAVTGFVWQLVYNPDTGLINSLVGANKPGHYIDWIGDPHLNLWAVLIAASWRHTGYMMILYLAGLKGVDPSLREASALDGANEWQTFKSVIFPTLRPTNTVVLVVTIIEALRAFDLVFVFNKGAQGTELLSILITNNIIGESSRIGYGSAIAVVLLVISLAVIIPYLIATFRKERRA from the coding sequence ATGACCGCCGAGACCGACACGAAGACCCCGGAGGCCGCCGCCGTGCCGCCTCCGGGGCCCGCGCACGAGCAGAAGGCGGCCCCGCGAGGGCGCCGGCGTCTGCTGACCCGCCGTGACCGCATCACGCTCGCCCTCATGGCGGGCGTGCCCACGGTCCTGCACGTGGCCCTCGTCTGGGTCACCGCCTTCGCCTCGATCGCCCTCGCCTTCACCACCTGGGACGGCATCGGCTTCGACTCCATCAAGTGGGTGGGCCTGGACAACTTCCGGGAGCTGTTCACCAACAACCCGCAGTTCTGGCCCGCCGTCCAGCACAACATCATCTGGTTCGTCGTGCTCATCCTGGTCCCGACCCCGATGGGCCTGTTCCTCGCGGTGCAGCTCGACAAGCGGATCCGGTTCAGCCGCGTCTACCAGACGGCGTTCTTCCTCCCGGTCGTCGTCTCGCTGGCCGTCACCGGCTTCGTCTGGCAGCTCGTCTACAACCCCGACACGGGCCTGATCAACAGCCTCGTGGGGGCCAACAAGCCCGGCCACTACATCGACTGGATCGGCGACCCGCACCTCAACCTGTGGGCCGTGCTCATCGCCGCGTCCTGGCGGCACACCGGCTACATGATGATCCTCTACCTGGCCGGCCTGAAGGGCGTCGACCCCTCGCTGCGCGAGGCCTCGGCACTCGACGGCGCGAACGAGTGGCAGACGTTCAAGAGCGTCATCTTCCCGACGCTGCGGCCCACCAACACCGTCGTCCTCGTCGTCACGATCATCGAGGCGCTGCGCGCCTTCGACCTGGTCTTCGTCTTCAACAAGGGCGCCCAGGGCACCGAGTTGCTGTCGATCCTGATCACCAACAACATCATCGGTGAGTCCAGCCGGATCGGCTACGGCTCCGCGATCGCCGTCGTCCTGCTGGTCATCTCCCTCGCGGTCATCATCCCGTACCTGATCGCGACCTTCCGGAAGGAGCGGCGCGCATGA
- a CDS encoding low affinity iron permease family protein, with protein sequence MVLQHPADRGGDDRGRFERLAESASRFTSSPVFFAICVVLVSLTIAVHFAGLSLEWLLLAGDAMTTVTLLLLALLKNSELRGERALQRKLDAIAAALLEAQEGAPGTAHKNLRSVIRMEDET encoded by the coding sequence ATGGTTCTCCAGCATCCCGCCGACCGCGGCGGCGACGACCGCGGCAGGTTCGAGCGGCTCGCCGAGTCCGCGTCGCGCTTCACCAGCTCGCCGGTCTTCTTCGCGATCTGCGTCGTGCTGGTGTCGCTCACGATCGCCGTGCACTTCGCCGGGCTCTCCCTGGAGTGGCTGCTGCTCGCCGGTGACGCGATGACGACGGTGACGCTGCTGCTCCTCGCCCTTCTGAAGAACTCCGAGCTGCGGGGTGAGCGGGCCCTCCAGCGCAAACTGGACGCCATCGCCGCGGCACTGCTGGAGGCGCAGGAGGGCGCACCCGGCACGGCCCACAAGAACCTCAGGAGCGTGATCCGCATGGAGGACGAGACCTGA
- a CDS encoding MFS transporter yields MGARHTQADGGRGDSSKGAAEGADPRRWHALWVTLAAGFMSLLDVTIVAVALPSMQRDLHASAPSIQWVVSGYALTFALVLVTAGRLGDAIGRRRIFLWALAAFVLCSAWAGAAPNITWLIVARLAQGVAAGCLAPQNSALIQQMFRGAERGRAFGLFGATVGISSAVGPVVGGLILKLADGPDGWRWIFYVNVPVGAVAFLLGVRMLPKVARRRRERLDLPGVLLLGGGVLAMMLPLVMAESGGVRKRWWLFLVGLILLVAFARWERRLAARDGQPLLDPRLVTGTRGYAAGASIAALYFVGFSGVWLVFALYFQNGEHFSPLRSGLAVTPFAVGSAAAAVIAGRLVERFGRLLTVCGLAGVALGLGGAVLILRFGSADSAVWWAAPALFVGGLGSGCVISPNVTMTLRDVPVRMAGAAGGALQTAQRLGGAVGTAALPGLFYMVLGTEHHDYRSAVAIAVGSGTLAILCAFALAVYDWLRDRKPDQDQPPCPPEWSHGHTHASQP; encoded by the coding sequence GTGGGAGCGCGGCACACGCAGGCAGACGGAGGACGCGGAGACAGTTCGAAGGGGGCGGCCGAGGGAGCCGATCCGCGGCGCTGGCACGCCCTGTGGGTGACGCTGGCCGCCGGGTTCATGAGCCTTCTCGACGTCACGATCGTCGCCGTCGCCCTGCCCTCCATGCAACGGGACCTGCACGCCTCGGCCCCGTCCATCCAATGGGTGGTCTCCGGTTACGCCCTCACCTTCGCCCTGGTCCTCGTCACCGCCGGACGGCTCGGTGACGCGATCGGCCGGCGGCGGATCTTCCTGTGGGCCCTCGCCGCGTTCGTCCTGTGCAGTGCCTGGGCGGGCGCCGCACCGAACATCACCTGGCTCATCGTGGCCCGGCTCGCTCAGGGTGTGGCGGCCGGCTGCCTCGCGCCGCAGAACTCCGCTCTCATCCAGCAGATGTTCCGCGGAGCCGAGCGCGGACGGGCCTTCGGCCTCTTCGGCGCCACGGTCGGCATCTCCAGCGCGGTCGGCCCCGTCGTCGGCGGGCTCATCCTGAAACTCGCGGACGGCCCCGACGGCTGGCGCTGGATCTTCTACGTGAACGTGCCCGTCGGCGCCGTGGCCTTCCTGCTGGGGGTGCGCATGCTGCCCAAGGTCGCCCGGAGGCGCCGGGAACGGCTCGACCTTCCGGGCGTGCTGCTGCTCGGCGGCGGGGTGCTCGCGATGATGCTGCCGCTGGTGATGGCGGAGTCGGGTGGCGTACGGAAACGATGGTGGCTCTTCCTCGTCGGGCTGATCCTGCTGGTGGCGTTCGCCCGCTGGGAGCGGCGCCTCGCGGCGCGCGACGGGCAGCCGCTGCTGGACCCCCGCCTGGTGACCGGCACGCGGGGCTATGCGGCCGGAGCCTCCATCGCGGCACTGTACTTCGTGGGGTTCAGCGGGGTGTGGCTGGTGTTCGCCCTGTACTTCCAGAACGGCGAGCACTTCTCCCCGCTGCGCTCGGGGCTCGCCGTGACGCCGTTCGCCGTGGGTTCGGCCGCGGCGGCCGTGATCGCCGGACGGCTGGTGGAGCGGTTCGGGCGGCTGCTGACGGTCTGCGGCCTCGCCGGCGTCGCCCTCGGACTCGGCGGTGCCGTACTGATCCTGCGCTTCGGCTCCGCGGACAGTGCCGTCTGGTGGGCGGCGCCCGCCCTGTTCGTCGGCGGCCTGGGCAGCGGCTGCGTGATCTCGCCCAACGTCACGATGACCCTGCGGGACGTGCCCGTACGGATGGCGGGAGCGGCCGGCGGCGCCCTGCAGACGGCGCAGCGCCTGGGCGGCGCCGTCGGGACGGCCGCCCTGCCGGGCCTCTTCTACATGGTGCTCGGCACGGAGCACCACGACTACCGCTCCGCCGTCGCCATCGCCGTGGGATCGGGGACGCTGGCCATCCTCTGCGCGTTCGCGCTCGCCGTGTACGACTGGCTGCGCGACCGCAAACCCGATCAGGACCAGCCGCCCTGCCCGCCCGAGTGGTCCCACGGCCACACGCACGCGAGTCAGCCCTGA
- a CDS encoding DUF5709 domain-containing protein codes for MGSQSEDDTMGDEVYQPEGLDDREDEGILDAEDTLEDRGADPYDEGWSPPERPLGVEHQGTTEREQREGETLDERLAEERLDPALEEPDDDGVGDLEGGDGEPLDDEVGTDRAGRLVSYDGDALADAEDDMLAEDVGIDGAAASAEEAAVHLVPDDVPEDAADEDLRQAQRDEIRRLRSETDAAP; via the coding sequence ATGGGCAGCCAGAGCGAGGACGACACCATGGGTGACGAGGTCTACCAGCCGGAGGGCCTCGACGACCGCGAGGACGAGGGCATCCTGGACGCGGAGGACACGCTGGAGGACCGGGGTGCCGACCCCTACGACGAGGGGTGGTCTCCGCCCGAGCGCCCGCTCGGGGTGGAGCACCAGGGCACCACGGAGCGTGAACAGCGTGAAGGGGAGACGCTCGACGAGCGGCTCGCCGAGGAGCGTCTGGACCCCGCGCTGGAGGAGCCCGACGACGACGGCGTGGGCGATCTGGAGGGCGGGGACGGCGAACCGCTGGACGACGAGGTGGGCACGGACCGCGCCGGCCGCCTCGTGTCGTACGACGGTGACGCCCTGGCGGACGCCGAGGACGACATGCTCGCCGAGGACGTCGGGATCGACGGCGCCGCGGCCTCCGCGGAGGAGGCGGCCGTCCATCTGGTCCCGGACGACGTTCCCGAGGACGCGGCGGACGAGGACCTCCGTCAGGCTCAGCGGGACGAGATCCGCCGACTGCGTTCCGAGACCGACGCCGCTCCCTGA
- a CDS encoding CsbD family protein yields the protein MAGDQKAKAKMEQAKGKTKEAAGRAVGNERMTAEGRAEKAKGDARQAKEKTKDAFKH from the coding sequence GTGGCTGGTGACCAGAAGGCCAAGGCCAAGATGGAACAGGCCAAGGGCAAGACCAAGGAGGCCGCCGGGCGCGCCGTGGGCAACGAGCGGATGACCGCCGAGGGCCGCGCCGAGAAGGCGAAGGGCGACGCACGCCAGGCCAAGGAGAAGACGAAGGACGCCTTCAAGCACTGA
- a CDS encoding type B 50S ribosomal protein L31 — protein sequence MRTDIHPVSRPVVFRDRAADVAFLTRSTADSAKTIEWEDGVVYPVIDVETSSASHPFYTGTSRVLDTAGRVERFERRYGRAAANRT from the coding sequence ATGAGGACCGACATTCATCCCGTATCCCGTCCGGTCGTCTTCCGGGACCGTGCCGCGGACGTCGCGTTCCTGACGCGCTCGACCGCGGACTCGGCGAAGACGATCGAGTGGGAGGACGGCGTGGTCTACCCCGTCATCGACGTCGAGACCTCGTCGGCGAGCCACCCGTTCTACACCGGGACCTCACGGGTCCTGGACACCGCCGGCCGGGTGGAGCGCTTCGAGCGCCGCTACGGCCGCGCCGCGGCGAACCGGACCTGA
- a CDS encoding carbohydrate ABC transporter permease: MSTPTAALDRQRPRPPVRPARVLLHVFLVVTSLAWLAPLLWAMFAALRPYGETSEKGYVSWPDTLSLDNFKNAFQQSDMTHYFVNTLVIAVPAVLLTLLLSSMVAFYVSRFDFRLNVFLLLVFTAGNLLPQQVIITPLYRMYLLVDLPGITASGKLYDSALGLVLIHVAFQSGFCAFVLSNYMRMLPDELTEAALVDGASVWRMYWQIVLPLCKPAMAALATLLSIWIYNDFFWAIVLISTGENMPITSALNNLSGQYFTDPNLVAAGALLTAIPTLIVYFALQRQFVSGLTLGANKG, translated from the coding sequence ATGAGCACCCCGACCGCCGCGCTCGACCGGCAGCGGCCCCGGCCCCCGGTCCGCCCGGCCCGTGTCCTGCTGCACGTGTTCCTCGTCGTCACGTCGCTGGCCTGGCTCGCCCCGCTGCTGTGGGCGATGTTCGCGGCCCTGCGCCCGTACGGGGAGACCAGCGAGAAGGGATACGTGTCCTGGCCGGACACGCTGAGCCTCGACAACTTCAAGAACGCGTTCCAGCAGTCCGACATGACGCACTACTTCGTCAACACGCTCGTCATCGCGGTCCCGGCCGTGCTGCTGACGCTGCTGCTGTCGTCGATGGTCGCGTTCTACGTCAGCCGCTTCGACTTCCGGCTCAACGTGTTCCTGCTGCTGGTGTTCACCGCGGGCAACCTGCTGCCCCAGCAGGTCATCATCACCCCGCTGTACCGGATGTACCTGCTCGTCGACCTGCCCGGCATCACGGCGAGCGGCAAGCTCTACGACTCCGCGCTCGGCCTGGTGCTCATCCACGTGGCGTTCCAGTCGGGGTTCTGCGCCTTCGTGCTGAGCAACTACATGCGCATGCTTCCGGACGAACTCACCGAGGCCGCCCTGGTCGACGGCGCCTCGGTGTGGCGGATGTACTGGCAGATCGTGCTGCCGCTGTGCAAACCGGCGATGGCGGCCCTGGCCACGCTGCTGTCCATCTGGATCTACAACGACTTCTTCTGGGCCATCGTCCTCATCTCGACCGGGGAGAACATGCCGATCACCTCGGCCCTGAACAACCTCTCCGGGCAGTACTTCACCGACCCCAACCTGGTGGCGGCGGGCGCCCTGCTCACCGCGATCCCGACGCTGATCGTGTACTTCGCGCTCCAGCGCCAGTTCGTCAGCGGCCTGACCCTCGGCGCCAACAAGGGCTGA
- a CDS encoding M4 family metallopeptidase, producing the protein MNGNHGSARRRRRAGALALTTAGSLLALALQGSASAAPADPGPATTRITAEPRAAVAQVPLSPARRTTLVKNATAEAGATARRLGLGTREKLVVKDVVQDADGTTHTRYERTFAGLPVLGGDLVVHLKDGRTTVSEATRSTITVPSTTPRRSAADARAKALAVSRKAAVGRPAVDAAPRLVVWAAEGRPVLAWESVVEGVQHDGTPSALHVVTDAATGKVASRYEDVHTGTGTGQFSGTVPLSTTPSGSSYQLVDADRAGHRTYDLNQGTTGTGTLYTDDNDVWGDGTQSDRQTAGVDVAYGAAATWDYYKDVFGRNGIRNDGVAAYSRAHYGNNYVNAFWSDSCFCMTYGDGASNTHPLTALDVAAHEMSHGVTSATANLTYSGESGGLNEATSDIFAAAVEFHSDLAADVPDYLVGEKIDIRGNGTPLRYMDKPSRDGSSRDYWDPSLGGLDVHYSSGPANHFFYLLSEGSGAKTVNGVAYDSPTADGLPVTGVGIENASRIWYRALTTYMTSTTDYAGARVATLRAAGDLFGAYSATYLAVADAWAGIDVGDRVALGVNIAPIADQTSGVGQDVSLQVDAYTTNADASLNYTATGLPDGLTISAAGLVSGVPTTTGTSDTTVTVTDSTGATVSVSFTWRVAYVYANSTRVDIPDLGAAVESPVTITGRPGNASATTEVYVNIVHTYRGDLTVDLVGPDGTVYSLLNRSGGSADNVDQTFTVDASAQPVDGTWKLRVRDLASIDVGYIQQWRITP; encoded by the coding sequence TTGAACGGGAACCATGGTTCCGCGCGTCGACGCAGACGTGCCGGCGCCCTCGCCCTCACCACCGCCGGCTCGTTGCTCGCCCTCGCCCTCCAGGGCTCCGCGTCCGCCGCCCCGGCGGACCCCGGCCCCGCCACCACGCGGATCACCGCCGAACCCCGGGCGGCGGTCGCCCAGGTCCCGCTGTCGCCCGCCAGGCGCACGACCCTCGTCAAGAACGCCACGGCCGAGGCGGGCGCCACCGCGCGCCGGCTCGGACTCGGCACCCGGGAGAAGCTCGTCGTCAAGGACGTGGTCCAGGACGCCGACGGCACGACCCACACGCGGTACGAGCGGACGTTCGCCGGACTCCCGGTGCTCGGCGGCGACCTGGTCGTCCACCTGAAGGACGGCCGGACCACCGTGTCCGAGGCCACCCGCTCCACCATCACGGTGCCGAGCACCACACCCCGCAGGTCCGCCGCCGACGCCAGGGCGAAGGCCCTCGCCGTGAGCAGGAAGGCGGCCGTCGGACGTCCCGCCGTGGACGCGGCGCCGCGGCTCGTCGTGTGGGCCGCCGAGGGCCGGCCCGTGCTGGCCTGGGAGTCCGTCGTCGAAGGGGTCCAGCACGACGGGACGCCGAGCGCGCTGCACGTCGTCACCGACGCCGCCACCGGCAAGGTCGCCTCCCGGTACGAGGACGTCCACACGGGCACGGGCACCGGCCAGTTCAGCGGCACGGTCCCCCTCTCCACCACGCCCTCCGGCTCCTCGTACCAACTCGTCGACGCGGACCGGGCGGGCCACCGCACCTACGACCTCAACCAGGGGACGACCGGCACCGGGACGCTCTACACCGACGACAACGATGTCTGGGGCGACGGAACCCAGAGCGACCGGCAGACCGCCGGCGTCGACGTCGCGTACGGCGCCGCCGCGACCTGGGACTACTACAAGGACGTCTTCGGCCGCAACGGCATCCGCAACGACGGCGTCGCCGCCTACAGCCGGGCCCACTACGGCAACAACTACGTCAACGCGTTCTGGTCCGACAGCTGCTTCTGCATGACGTACGGCGACGGCGCGAGCAACACCCACCCCCTGACGGCGCTCGACGTGGCGGCCCACGAGATGAGCCACGGCGTCACCAGCGCCACCGCCAACCTGACCTACTCGGGAGAGTCCGGCGGCCTCAACGAGGCGACGTCGGACATCTTCGCCGCGGCCGTGGAGTTCCACTCCGACCTCGCGGCGGACGTGCCCGACTACCTCGTCGGCGAGAAGATCGACATCCGCGGCAACGGCACGCCGTTGCGGTACATGGACAAGCCCTCCAGGGACGGATCCTCCCGCGACTACTGGGACCCCTCGCTCGGCGGCCTCGACGTCCACTACTCCTCGGGCCCCGCGAACCACTTCTTCTACCTGCTCTCCGAGGGCAGCGGTGCCAAGACCGTCAACGGCGTCGCGTACGACAGCCCGACCGCCGACGGACTGCCGGTCACCGGCGTCGGTATCGAGAACGCCTCCCGCATCTGGTACCGCGCGCTGACCACGTACATGACGTCGACGACCGACTACGCGGGTGCCAGGGTCGCCACCCTCCGGGCCGCGGGCGACCTCTTCGGCGCCTACAGCGCCACCTACCTCGCCGTCGCCGACGCCTGGGCCGGCATCGACGTCGGTGACCGCGTCGCCCTGGGCGTCAACATCGCCCCGATAGCCGACCAGACCTCCGGGGTCGGCCAGGACGTCTCGCTCCAGGTCGACGCCTACACCACCAACGCCGACGCGAGCCTGAACTACACCGCCACCGGCCTGCCGGACGGCCTGACCATCAGCGCCGCCGGCCTGGTCTCCGGGGTCCCCACCACCACCGGGACCAGCGACACCACCGTCACCGTGACCGACAGCACCGGCGCCACCGTCTCGGTGAGCTTCACGTGGCGCGTCGCCTACGTCTACGCCAACAGCACCCGCGTGGACATCCCCGACCTGGGCGCGGCGGTCGAGTCGCCGGTCACCATCACCGGCCGCCCCGGCAACGCCTCGGCCACCACCGAGGTCTACGTCAACATCGTGCACACCTACCGGGGTGACCTGACGGTCGACCTGGTCGGCCCCGACGGCACCGTGTACTCGCTGCTGAACCGCAGCGGTGGCTCGGCCGACAACGTGGACCAGACGTTCACGGTGGACGCCTCGGCCCAGCCGGTCGACGGCACCTGGAAGCTGCGCGTCCGCGACCTCGCCTCCATCGACGTGGGCTACATCCAGCAGTGGCGGATCACGCCCTGA
- a CDS encoding CsbD family protein, which yields MRFKGNAKVRQLKGKVTESVGKAMGDPSVQRAGRREQLRGKAQEMTQTASDRVRKWTKR from the coding sequence ATGAGGTTCAAGGGCAACGCGAAGGTGAGACAGCTCAAGGGCAAGGTGACCGAGTCCGTCGGGAAGGCCATGGGCGACCCGTCCGTGCAACGCGCCGGGCGCCGTGAGCAACTGCGCGGCAAGGCGCAGGAGATGACGCAGACGGCGTCGGACCGCGTGCGCAAGTGGACCAAGCGCTGA